A genome region from Sceloporus undulatus isolate JIND9_A2432 ecotype Alabama chromosome 1, SceUnd_v1.1, whole genome shotgun sequence includes the following:
- the MTRF1L gene encoding peptide chain release factor 1-like, mitochondrial isoform X2: protein MEVTAGVGGKEAMLFTAEMFNMYQQYAVYKNWNFDILEYTSSDIGGLRHASATIAGPEAYRQMKFEGGVHRVQRVPKTEKQGRIHTSTMTVAILPQPNEINLTLNPKELRIETKRASGAGGQHVNTTDSAVRIVHIPTGVVSECQQERSQIRNKEKAMQILRAKLYSMKLEEELTKRETARKIQTGTKGRSEKIRTYNFPQDRVTDHRISRSVHHIEQFMLGEELLDEMIEALREYADFEALIDVISESNPTKLR, encoded by the exons ATGGAAGTGACTGCTGGAGTTGGAGGGAAAGAAGCAATGCTATTCACTGCAGAGATGTTTAATATGTATCAACAGTATGCTGTATATAAAAACTGGAATTTTGACATTTTGGAATATACTTCCAGTGATATAG GTGGATTGAGACATGCCTCTGCCACAATAGCAGGCCCTGAGGCATATAGGCAAATGAAGTTTGAAGGAGGAGTTCATCGTGTACAGCGAGTACCTAAAACAGAGAAGCAAGGCCGCATTCATACCAGCACAATGACTGTAGCAATATTACCACAACCAAATGAG ATAAATCTGACACTTAATCCTAAAGAGTTACGTATTGAAACTAAACGAGCCAGTGGAGCTGGTGGTCAACATGTAAATACCACTGATAGTGCTGTACGTATAGTCCATATTCCCACAG GTGTGGTATCTGAATGTCAACAAGAAAGGTCtcaaataagaaataaagaaaaggctATGCAGATCCTTCGTGCCAAGCTGTATAGTATGAAGCTTGAAGAAGAGTTGACGAAGAGAGAAACTGCCAGAAAGATTCAA ACTGGCACCAAAGGAAGATCTGAGAAAATCAGAACCTACAACTTCCCCCAGGATCGGGTCACTGACCACAGAATAAGCAGATCAGTGCATCATATCGAACAATTCATGTTGGGGGAAGAACTGCTAGATGAAATGATAGAGGCCCTGAGAGAATATGCTGATTTTGAAGCACTAATAGACGTGATTTCAGAAAGCAACCCAACCAAGCTAAGGTGA
- the FBXO5 gene encoding F-box only protein 5: protein MKSDVNCYHVHCQLSPLKPAGIETKSEGLCTADYDEFCKDCTKERLLHSDLHHGSPKTVCSRSGEKPVHNKENQQVSRKHDVSANEADIGHEDSGYSSLLGNHHEPTEHEDSILLAGNISDTPNHSFSRRKNLLPVLHFHELVCSTLKKTSRRNPKSWALVLDKMVSRQSVDFTNLIGKNMGLDSLDILGELFHRKFRHLLANILRHLDYMDLINVAKVSTTWKKILEDDKWALQMYNKALKFTLSNNAASSKLLDTRQYVLHREVFSHIQKLASAPSIFLKKSSRMKANNQSNQSSSSFSHHTLFSEFAKTLKNTESLKACHRCGSPAKYESHLQRATCIREGCGFDFCTKCLCSYHSAKDCASGKPVKPSSKLGSLPGTKKSKQNLRRL, encoded by the exons ATGAAAAGTGATGTTAATTGTTACCATGTTCACTGTCAACTTTCACCATTAAAACCAGCTGGAATAGAGACCAAATCGGAAGGGCTCTGCACTGCTGATTATGATGAGTTTTGTAAAGATTGTACTAAGGAGAGACTTTTGCATAGTGACCTGCACCATGGAAGTCCCAAAACTGTCTGCAGCAGAAGTGGAGAAAAGCCAGTACATAACAAAGAAAACCAACAAGTATCAAGGAAGCATGATGTGAGTGCCAATGAGGCGGACATTGGACACGAGGACAGTGGATACTCTTCTTTGTTGGGCAATCACCATGAGCCCACTGAACACGAGGACAGTATACTATTGGCAGGAAATATTAGTGATACACCAAACCACAGTTTCAGTAGAAGAAAGAATTTGTTACCAGTCCTCCATTTTCATGAACTTGTCTGCTCAACTCTGAAAAAAACTAGTAGAAGAAATCCCAAGTCATGGGCTCTAGTCTTAGATAAGATGGTTTCCAGGCAAAGTGTGGACTTCACAAATCTAATTGGCAAGAACATGGGATTAGATAGCTTGGACATTCTTGGTGAATTATTCCATAGGAAGTTCAGACATTTGTTAGCAAATATCTTGAGACATCTTGATTACATGGACTTGATAAA TGTGGCTAAAGTAAGCACAACCTGGAAGAAAATTCTAGAGGATGACAAGTGGGCTTTACAGATGTATAACAAAGCACTAAAATTCACTTTG AGTAACAATGCTGCATCCTCCAAACTGTTGGATACAAGACAATATGTTCTTCACCGGGAAGTATTTAGTCATATTCAGAAACTGGCAAGTGCACCAAGcatctttttgaaaaaaagttcAAGAATGAAAGCAAACAACCAAAGTAACCAGAGCTCTTCCTCTTTCAGTCATCACACCCTGTTTTCTGAG TTTGCGAAGACTTTGAAAAACACTGAAAGCCTGAAAGCCTGTCATCGCTGTGGCTCTCCTGCAAAGtatgagtcccatctccaaaggGCAACGTGCATCCGTGAAGGCTGTGGTTTTGACTTCTGTACAAAATGCTTATGCAGCTATCACAGTGCCAAGGACTGTGCAAGTGGGAAACCTGTGAAACCATCCTCCAAACTAGGATCCCTTCCTGGTACTAAAAAAAGTAAACAGAATTTGCGAAGACTATAA
- the MTRF1L gene encoding peptide chain release factor 1-like, mitochondrial isoform X1 — protein MWLGLVSAVLRAARRPPRGWRPLSSQPGPLELFATPAFQRFLDRQQHRRGSAPEVAALTRLLRAKEGELRDTERLAREDENEDLRKLAEKEIISCQEELAELKRQIVLHLIPSEETDESDLIMEVTAGVGGKEAMLFTAEMFNMYQQYAVYKNWNFDILEYTSSDIGGLRHASATIAGPEAYRQMKFEGGVHRVQRVPKTEKQGRIHTSTMTVAILPQPNEINLTLNPKELRIETKRASGAGGQHVNTTDSAVRIVHIPTGVVSECQQERSQIRNKEKAMQILRAKLYSMKLEEELTKRETARKIQTGTKGRSEKIRTYNFPQDRVTDHRISRSVHHIEQFMLGEELLDEMIEALREYADFEALIDVISESNPTKLR, from the exons ATGTGGCTTGGCCTAGTGTCAGCTGTGCTGCGGGCGGCCCGTCGTCCTCCGCGGGGATGGCGTCCCCTCAGCAGCCAGCCCGGGCCTCTCGAGCTCTTCGCCACGCCGGCCTTCCAACGGTTCCTGGACCGGCAGCAGCACCGCCGAGGCTCCGCGCCGGAGGTGGCAGCCCTGACCCGCCTCCTGAGGGCCAAGGAAGGGGAGCTGCGCGACACGGAGCGCCTGGCCCGGGAAG ATGAAAATGAAGACTTGCGAAAACttgcagaaaaagaaattatttcctgTCAGGAAGAGTTAGCAGAGTTGAAACGTCAG ATAGTATTGCATTTGATTCCTTCAGAAGAAACAGATGAAAGTGATCTTATAATGGAAGTGACTGCTGGAGTTGGAGGGAAAGAAGCAATGCTATTCACTGCAGAGATGTTTAATATGTATCAACAGTATGCTGTATATAAAAACTGGAATTTTGACATTTTGGAATATACTTCCAGTGATATAG GTGGATTGAGACATGCCTCTGCCACAATAGCAGGCCCTGAGGCATATAGGCAAATGAAGTTTGAAGGAGGAGTTCATCGTGTACAGCGAGTACCTAAAACAGAGAAGCAAGGCCGCATTCATACCAGCACAATGACTGTAGCAATATTACCACAACCAAATGAG ATAAATCTGACACTTAATCCTAAAGAGTTACGTATTGAAACTAAACGAGCCAGTGGAGCTGGTGGTCAACATGTAAATACCACTGATAGTGCTGTACGTATAGTCCATATTCCCACAG GTGTGGTATCTGAATGTCAACAAGAAAGGTCtcaaataagaaataaagaaaaggctATGCAGATCCTTCGTGCCAAGCTGTATAGTATGAAGCTTGAAGAAGAGTTGACGAAGAGAGAAACTGCCAGAAAGATTCAA ACTGGCACCAAAGGAAGATCTGAGAAAATCAGAACCTACAACTTCCCCCAGGATCGGGTCACTGACCACAGAATAAGCAGATCAGTGCATCATATCGAACAATTCATGTTGGGGGAAGAACTGCTAGATGAAATGATAGAGGCCCTGAGAGAATATGCTGATTTTGAAGCACTAATAGACGTGATTTCAGAAAGCAACCCAACCAAGCTAAGGTGA